From the Bacillota bacterium genome, the window CTACACCGACGAAGAACTGGACGGTTTTCGTCAGGCCACCAAAGAGATGCGGGTGAACACCGTCGATTTTGTCACAATACTCGACTCGAACATTCGCATGCTTCGTAATGGCATCTACCCACCATACCGTGGTACCTACATCGAGCTTGACAATGAAAACCATATTCTTTACACCCGCGGCTCGGTTGAGTACTACAGTACATACCCCGGGAAATACATCCCACAGCCGTTGGAGGTGAGGATTGTAGAAGCCGATGAATCTCCAAGTGTAATCTGCTCCGAAATCCTCGGCCTCACCAAGATGAATTGGAACAATACGCAGTTTGATCGAAAATACCCAATTACTATCGAATGCGCCCGGAAGGTTGGCCTTATCATGAAGTATGTCCCTGAATACGAAGATCCGCAAATAAGCTATAGCTATTACATGTAGGGAGATTATGCTCGTAACCGTGTTTCCCCGTCATTTGGTATTCTTAGTCACCCTAGTACTACTTTGTTAGCTATGGACAAAAGCCCAGCTAGATGGTATATAGGGTAGGCGGAGGTGCATACGAGCTGCCGTTGTACAGTAACTAGTTACAAAAAAGGTGCGCAAACCCTTTTGCCATAAGGTCCTGTGACCATTGCACCTTGAAAAATGATTGTTACTACATCTCCTTCTTGGCAGGTTTCATAGCATAGAACCTGGGTGGGAGCTTTAGTTTCAGCTTTTCCAAGAGGCCCTTTACTTCCGCCTGGAGTGGATTTGTCTGCCAGACCTCGCCTGATGAAGCCCGGTGGATGCCTATCTTAAGAGTCGCAAGGCTCTTCTTCATCTGCCGCCATGTCTTACCGGTCTCGTCCTCGGCCACCCGGATCAATAGCATGGCTAGCCCGCAGAGGAGAACGTGCGCCTTTATGCGGTCGGGCAGCCGGTGATATACCGGGCGGATGTCCACGAGGTGCTTTAGGTCGCGGAAAACCCGCT encodes:
- a CDS encoding transposase — translated: TYGRYVQQTPTGELQLNREKIKAEEHLDGKYLLSTSDDWLSVEDVVLGYKQLSEIERVFRDLKHLVDIRPVYHRLPDRIKAHVLLCGLAMLLIRVAEDETGKTWRQMKKSLATLKIGIHRASSGEVWQTNPLQAEVKGLLEKLKLKLPPRFYAMKPAKKEM